In the Rhizobium sp. BT03 genome, one interval contains:
- the ccoG gene encoding cytochrome c oxidase accessory protein CcoG, producing MNLYTRPNLNDIDHVRVEPVNARRNRQPLYAPRKKIFPKRAEGPFRRFKWVLMLLTLGTYYLAPWIRWDRGPYAPNQAILVDLASRRFFFFFIEIWPQEFYYVAGLLVMAGFGLFLLTAAVGRAWCGYACPQTVWVDLFLVVERAVEGDRNARMKLDADPFTFDKLRKRVIKHAIWLLIAIATGGAWIFYFADAPSLAASLFDGSAPAAAYATIATLTATTYVLGGLMREQTCTYMCPWPRIQGAMLDENSLVVTYNDWRGEQRSRHGKKAQGLPVGDCVDCNACVAVCPMGIDIRDGQQMECITCALCIDACGGVMDKLGKPHGLIAYATLKEYSSNMSLATDGGRTAIQPSNVRNDDGSFMPAVRNFDWRIIFRRRIVFYGVVWASIGVAMVVHLALRDRLRLNVIHDRNPQYVLESDGSIRNGYTLHVLNMVPKPRDVTITLVGLEGGTMRIPEFGGQDARSFTAHVEPDAATTLKVFVTRAPDGAEINEFLFVIEDIGQDAGQADRASYRAAFNAPGDVK from the coding sequence ATGAATCTCTATACCCGCCCTAATCTAAATGACATTGACCACGTTCGCGTCGAACCCGTCAACGCCCGGCGCAACCGCCAGCCTCTCTATGCGCCGCGCAAGAAGATCTTTCCGAAACGAGCCGAAGGGCCCTTTCGCCGGTTCAAATGGGTCTTGATGCTGCTCACGCTTGGCACCTATTACCTCGCGCCGTGGATTCGCTGGGACCGCGGTCCCTATGCGCCCAATCAGGCAATCCTCGTCGACCTCGCCTCGCGGCGCTTCTTCTTTTTCTTCATCGAGATCTGGCCGCAGGAATTCTACTATGTGGCGGGCCTGCTCGTCATGGCGGGCTTCGGCCTCTTTCTCCTCACCGCCGCTGTCGGCCGCGCCTGGTGTGGCTATGCCTGTCCGCAGACCGTCTGGGTCGATCTCTTTCTCGTCGTCGAACGCGCTGTCGAAGGCGACCGAAACGCTCGGATGAAGCTCGATGCCGACCCCTTCACTTTCGACAAGCTCAGGAAGCGGGTGATCAAGCACGCGATCTGGCTGCTGATCGCCATCGCCACGGGCGGAGCATGGATCTTCTATTTTGCCGACGCGCCGAGCCTGGCGGCTTCACTGTTTGACGGCAGCGCTCCTGCCGCTGCGTATGCCACGATCGCCACCCTGACCGCGACGACCTATGTGCTTGGCGGCCTCATGCGCGAACAGACATGCACCTATATGTGTCCGTGGCCGCGCATTCAGGGCGCGATGCTGGATGAGAATTCGCTTGTTGTCACCTACAACGACTGGCGGGGCGAGCAGCGGTCGCGCCATGGCAAGAAGGCTCAGGGTCTGCCGGTGGGCGATTGCGTGGACTGCAATGCCTGCGTCGCCGTCTGCCCGATGGGGATCGACATCCGCGACGGCCAGCAGATGGAATGCATCACATGCGCCCTCTGCATCGACGCCTGTGGCGGCGTCATGGACAAGCTCGGGAAGCCACACGGCCTGATCGCCTATGCGACGCTCAAGGAATATTCGAGCAACATGTCGCTTGCTACTGACGGAGGACGGACAGCCATCCAGCCCTCCAATGTCCGAAACGACGACGGAAGCTTCATGCCAGCTGTCCGGAATTTCGACTGGCGCATCATCTTCCGCCGAAGAATTGTCTTCTACGGTGTCGTCTGGGCATCGATCGGCGTCGCCATGGTCGTCCATCTCGCCTTACGCGATCGGCTCAGGCTCAACGTTATCCACGACCGGAACCCTCAATATGTTCTGGAAAGCGACGGCTCCATCCGAAACGGCTACACGCTGCATGTCCTCAACATGGTGCCGAAGCCGCGGGACGTGACCATCACCCTCGTCGGGCTGGAGGGGGGCACAATGCGCATTCCCGAGTTCGGCGGGCAGGATGCCCGCAGCTTCACCGCTCACGTCGAACCCGACGCGGCCACGACGCTCAAGGTCTTCGTCACGCGCGCCCCAGACGGGGCAGAGATCAACGAATTCCTCTTCGTCATCGAAGATATAGGTCAAGACGCAGGTCAAGCCGACCGGGCGAGCTATCGCGCGGCGTTCAACGCGCCGGGAGACGTGAAATGA
- a CDS encoding FixH family protein — MKTSTQGFTGLHVLLATSAFFAVVIAVNATMAFYAASSWSGIVVENTYVASQEFNTRAAAMKAMAASGVEGALVVKGSQIRYDIHDQAGTPAIIDDVTLNFKRPVGDHEDFRVTLRKTGEGRFEADHQVVAGDWIVEAISRMNGAVVMHEAKRFDTAEFRQ, encoded by the coding sequence ATGAAGACTTCTACTCAGGGCTTTACCGGCTTGCACGTGCTGCTTGCCACCTCGGCATTCTTCGCCGTAGTGATCGCCGTAAACGCCACCATGGCCTTCTATGCTGCGTCCAGCTGGAGTGGCATCGTCGTGGAAAACACCTATGTGGCCAGCCAGGAATTCAACACCAGGGCGGCAGCGATGAAGGCAATGGCCGCCTCCGGCGTCGAGGGCGCGCTCGTCGTTAAGGGCAGCCAAATCCGTTACGACATCCACGACCAGGCCGGCACGCCTGCGATCATCGATGATGTCACGCTGAACTTCAAACGGCCCGTCGGCGATCATGAGGATTTCCGCGTGACGCTCCGGAAGACGGGCGAAGGGCGGTTCGAAGCCGATCACCAGGTTGTCGCCGGCGACTGGATCGTCGAGGCCATATCGAGAATGAACGGGGCGGTCGTCATGCATGAGGCCAAACGCTTCGACACCGCGGAGTTCCGCCAATGA
- the ccoP gene encoding cytochrome-c oxidase, cbb3-type subunit III translates to MSQKHIDELSGVETTGHEWDGIQELNNPMPRWWIWTFYVTILWAIGYAIAYPAIPMITSATNGYLGYSTRAELQQDLNLAKSSQTEFHDLIAAKTVEEIDADPALRKFAIAGGASAFKVNCAPCHGSGASGGPGFPNLNDDDWLWGGDLNAIQATISHGIRFDGDTDSHSSEMPPFAGVLEPIQMKQVAAFVWGLTNTPSDVGLAAAGKQVFFDNCAPCHGEDAKGKVEMGAPDLADAIWLKSRGEDAILRQVASPKHGVMPAWAARLGDTTVNELTIFVHALGGGT, encoded by the coding sequence ATGTCGCAAAAGCATATCGATGAACTGAGCGGCGTCGAAACGACGGGTCATGAATGGGACGGCATCCAAGAGCTCAACAATCCCATGCCGCGCTGGTGGATCTGGACCTTCTACGTGACGATCCTCTGGGCGATCGGCTACGCCATCGCTTACCCGGCCATCCCGATGATCACTTCCGCCACTAACGGCTATCTCGGTTATTCAACGCGCGCCGAGCTGCAGCAGGACCTCAATCTCGCTAAGTCATCGCAGACGGAGTTCCATGACCTGATCGCTGCCAAGACAGTGGAGGAGATCGACGCGGATCCTGCTCTTCGTAAATTCGCGATCGCTGGCGGCGCATCCGCTTTCAAGGTGAACTGCGCGCCCTGCCATGGATCGGGAGCGAGCGGCGGTCCGGGGTTTCCGAATCTCAACGACGACGACTGGCTGTGGGGCGGGGATCTGAATGCCATCCAGGCCACGATCTCTCATGGCATCCGCTTCGACGGCGATACGGATAGCCATTCCTCCGAAATGCCGCCCTTTGCCGGTGTTCTGGAGCCCATCCAGATGAAGCAGGTCGCCGCCTTTGTCTGGGGGCTGACCAATACGCCCTCGGATGTCGGTCTGGCGGCGGCCGGAAAACAGGTTTTCTTCGACAATTGCGCCCCATGTCACGGCGAGGACGCCAAAGGAAAGGTGGAAATGGGTGCGCCGGATCTCGCCGACGCAATCTGGCTGAAGTCGCGGGGTGAAGACGCCATCCTTCGTCAGGTTGCCTCTCCCAAACATGGCGTAATGCCTGCCTGGGCAGCGCGCCTGGGGGACACAACGGTAAACGAGCTTACTATTTTCGTTCATGCGCTCGGCGGCGGCACGTAA
- the ccoS gene encoding cbb3-type cytochrome oxidase assembly protein CcoS produces the protein MNMLIYLMPIALLMGGMGLLAFLWSLTSRQYEDLEGAAWRILVEDETDCKRP, from the coding sequence ATGAACATGCTGATCTATCTGATGCCGATCGCACTGCTGATGGGGGGAATGGGTCTCCTGGCGTTCCTCTGGTCGCTGACGAGCCGCCAGTACGAGGACCTTGAAGGAGCAGCTTGGCGAATCCTCGTCGAGGACGAAACCGATTGCAAAAGACCTTGA
- a CDS encoding cation-translocating P-type ATPase, translating into MTCCSMDAESVLGLSATSASAEEVCLASHPLGAGLRQVDLSVPDVHCGDCILTLEKALSALAFVRKARVNLTARRVTCVYQEEIEAKATDPSEILAAITLAGYRAHLITSTAPETDRIRNQLLLAIGVSGFAAANIMMLSVSVWSGADAATRDMFHWISAMIAAPALVYGGRFFFKSAWSGLKRRRTNMDVPISLAVTLSYAVSLWETMHHGEHAWFDASVSLLFFLLIGRTLDHVMREKARAAINGLARLAPRGAQLMMPDGSRHYIPVEEIAVGDNIAIAAGQRIPVDGMIVSGESDVDLSIVTGESSTVAVAAGSALNSGAMNLTGSLVLRATKVARDSLLSEIIGLMEAAEGGRARYRRVADRAAALYSPAVHLLALASFLAWGLLGGDWKQAMLVAVAVLIITCPCALGLAVPVVQVVAAGELFRRGIVVKDGSALERLADADIVAFDKTGTLTMGRPRLVRIDSIAGNRAIVCAMAAHSRHPLSQGLVRDIDISYPFAFDRVTEIAGGGLEAWQGADFYRLGNRAFACGTGLTPAGDTPFSEVVLSKNGVDLARFLFDDTLRPGAAETFRQLAAAGIETLIVSGDRQAVVDNTARALGIGKALGDLGPKQKVEELQRLGAEGYRVLMVGDGINDAPALAAAQVSMAPATASDVGRQAADLIFFNDRLDAVPEAIAVARRSASLIRQNFALAIGYNVLAVPIAIAGLATPLIAAVAMSTSSIIVVTNALRLNAFGLRSEPLAGGRAEVETA; encoded by the coding sequence ATGACCTGCTGCTCGATGGATGCGGAAAGCGTTCTCGGCCTCAGCGCGACATCCGCCAGCGCCGAGGAGGTATGCCTTGCAAGCCACCCGCTCGGGGCTGGGTTACGCCAGGTCGACCTCAGCGTGCCCGACGTCCACTGTGGCGACTGCATATTGACCCTCGAAAAAGCGCTGTCGGCGCTTGCGTTCGTCAGGAAAGCCCGGGTCAATCTCACCGCCAGGCGTGTCACCTGCGTCTATCAGGAAGAGATCGAGGCGAAGGCGACCGATCCCTCCGAAATCCTCGCCGCGATCACCTTGGCCGGATACCGCGCCCATCTCATCACGTCGACAGCACCCGAAACCGACAGGATCCGGAACCAGCTACTGCTGGCGATTGGAGTTTCCGGCTTTGCGGCCGCCAACATCATGATGCTCTCGGTGTCGGTATGGTCGGGCGCCGATGCGGCCACGCGCGACATGTTTCACTGGATCTCGGCGATGATCGCGGCGCCGGCGCTGGTTTATGGTGGACGCTTCTTCTTCAAATCGGCCTGGAGCGGGCTCAAGCGTAGGCGCACCAACATGGATGTTCCGATCTCGCTTGCAGTGACGCTGTCCTATGCGGTCTCCCTATGGGAAACCATGCACCATGGCGAACATGCCTGGTTCGACGCGTCGGTGTCTCTGCTGTTCTTCCTGCTGATCGGCAGAACCCTCGATCATGTGATGCGGGAAAAAGCCCGCGCCGCGATCAACGGGCTTGCCAGACTGGCGCCGCGCGGGGCGCAGCTGATGATGCCGGACGGGTCGCGGCACTACATCCCGGTCGAAGAGATCGCCGTCGGGGATAACATCGCGATTGCCGCCGGCCAACGCATTCCCGTCGATGGCATGATCGTCAGCGGCGAGAGCGATGTTGACCTCTCCATCGTCACCGGTGAAAGCAGCACGGTCGCCGTCGCCGCAGGCAGCGCGCTGAATTCGGGTGCGATGAACCTGACCGGTTCGCTCGTCCTGCGGGCGACCAAAGTGGCAAGGGATTCGCTTCTTTCCGAGATCATCGGCCTGATGGAAGCGGCCGAGGGCGGCAGGGCTCGTTATCGCCGGGTCGCCGATCGCGCCGCAGCACTTTATTCTCCCGCCGTGCACCTGTTGGCGCTGGCCTCCTTTCTCGCCTGGGGCTTGCTTGGGGGCGATTGGAAACAGGCCATGCTGGTCGCGGTCGCGGTGCTGATCATCACATGCCCCTGCGCATTGGGCCTTGCTGTACCGGTGGTCCAGGTGGTCGCCGCCGGCGAACTTTTCCGCAGGGGCATCGTGGTGAAGGACGGTTCGGCGCTCGAAAGACTGGCCGACGCGGACATCGTGGCCTTCGACAAGACCGGCACCCTGACGATGGGCCGGCCCCGCCTCGTCCGAATCGACTCGATCGCGGGCAATAGAGCCATCGTTTGCGCAATGGCGGCGCATTCACGGCATCCGCTTTCCCAGGGTCTGGTGCGGGACATAGACATCTCTTACCCCTTCGCCTTCGACAGGGTCACGGAAATCGCCGGCGGGGGGCTGGAAGCCTGGCAAGGAGCGGACTTCTATCGGCTCGGCAACCGGGCCTTTGCCTGCGGAACCGGGCTCACGCCCGCGGGCGATACTCCGTTTTCGGAGGTGGTCCTGTCGAAAAACGGCGTCGATCTCGCCCGTTTCCTGTTTGACGACACGCTTCGTCCGGGCGCCGCGGAGACTTTCCGCCAGCTCGCTGCAGCCGGTATCGAAACGTTGATAGTATCCGGCGACAGGCAGGCCGTCGTCGACAACACAGCGCGGGCTCTCGGTATCGGCAAAGCTCTGGGCGACCTGGGGCCGAAACAGAAGGTCGAGGAACTCCAGAGGCTGGGCGCCGAGGGCTATCGCGTGCTCATGGTCGGCGACGGGATCAACGACGCACCGGCGCTGGCCGCCGCGCAGGTCTCGATGGCGCCTGCAACCGCATCCGACGTCGGCAGGCAAGCCGCCGACCTTATCTTCTTCAACGATCGTCTCGATGCCGTTCCTGAGGCAATCGCCGTTGCACGAAGATCCGCCAGCCTCATTCGCCAGAACTTTGCTCTCGCCATCGGTTACAACGTGCTTGCGGTACCGATCGCAATCGCCGGCCTGGCAACGCCGCTGATAGCGGCGGTGGCCATGTCGACTTCGTCGATCATCGTCGTGACGAATGCGCTGCGATTAAATGCCTTCGGCCTACGGAGCGAGCCGCTTGCCGGCGGACGTGCGGAAGTTGAAACCGCATGA
- a CDS encoding cbb3-type cytochrome c oxidase subunit 3 — METYTAMRHFSDSWGLLAMAAFFVGAVMLTLRPGSKQTAKDAADIPLKDD, encoded by the coding sequence ATGGAAACTTACACTGCAATGAGACACTTCTCCGACAGCTGGGGCCTCCTGGCAATGGCCGCATTCTTCGTCGGCGCGGTCATGCTCACCCTTCGCCCAGGTAGCAAGCAGACGGCCAAAGATGCCGCCGATATTCCCTTGAAGGACGATTGA
- the ccoO gene encoding cytochrome-c oxidase, cbb3-type subunit II, with product MASLLDKHKTLEKNATLLLVGSLLVVSIGGIVEIAPLFYLQNTIEKVEGMRPYTPLELAGRNIYIREGCYLCHSQMIRPFRDEVERYGHYSLAAESMYDHPFQWGSKRTGPDLARVGGRYSNEWHVQHLANPRAVVPESIMPSYAFLEEKEVTVRSIGEDLKANEDVGVPYSDDMLANAEADMRAQADPNADTAALLKRYPNANVGDLDGDPTRLTEMDALVSYLQMLGTLVNFSTYDDATGYR from the coding sequence ATGGCATCGTTACTTGATAAACATAAGACCCTCGAGAAGAACGCGACGCTTCTTCTGGTCGGCTCGCTGCTGGTCGTCAGCATTGGCGGCATCGTTGAAATCGCACCGCTGTTCTACCTGCAGAACACGATCGAAAAAGTGGAAGGCATGCGGCCCTACACGCCGCTAGAGCTCGCCGGACGGAACATCTACATCCGTGAAGGCTGCTATCTCTGCCACAGCCAGATGATCCGGCCGTTCCGTGATGAGGTCGAACGTTACGGCCATTATTCGCTCGCCGCGGAATCGATGTACGACCACCCGTTCCAATGGGGATCCAAGCGGACAGGGCCCGATCTGGCCCGCGTCGGGGGGCGTTACTCGAACGAATGGCACGTCCAGCATCTCGCAAATCCGCGGGCCGTGGTGCCGGAATCAATCATGCCGAGCTACGCCTTCCTCGAAGAGAAGGAGGTGACGGTCAGGAGTATCGGAGAGGACCTCAAGGCCAATGAGGACGTGGGCGTGCCTTACAGCGACGACATGCTGGCGAATGCCGAGGCCGACATGAGAGCCCAGGCCGATCCGAACGCGGACACGGCGGCTCTACTCAAGCGCTACCCAAATGCGAATGTCGGCGATCTCGACGGCGATCCAACCCGGCTGACCGAGATGGACGCGCTGGTGTCCTACCTGCAGATGCTCGGAACGCTGGTTAATTTCTCGACCTATGACGACGCGACCGGCTACCGGTGA